GCCATTTGGACCTGGAGCAAATCCAATACACGGAAGAGATAAAAATGGAGCAGTTGCAGTGTTGAATTCATTAGCTAAGTTAAACTACAAGGATTCTGAGGATGGAATATCATATACATTTGCGATAGTACCTTCAGCGTTAGGAGAGAATATAGATATGCGTGTTAAGAACCTAACAGCTTTGTTGGATGGGTATTTTGCACAGTTGGCGCATCATGTTAATGTGAATGTATTCAATAGAGAGTTGTTATTAGATGCAATGGAACATCCAGAGAAGTATCCACAGTTGACAATAAGGGTTTCTGGATATGCTGTAAACTTCATTAAGCTTACAAGGGAGCAGCAGTTGGATGTTATAAACCGAACTATCCATGAGAAAGTGTAAGGGGAATTAGCTGTGTGTATCGATGAATTGGTAGGTAAGGTACATTCATTTGAGACTTTTGGTGCAGCAGATGGACCAGGTATAAGGTTTATTGTGTTTTTGCAAGGGTGTCACTTAAGGTGCAAGTTCTGTCAGAATAGAGATACAGTACCACTAAAAGGTGGCACCGAATACACGGTATCGGAAGTGATAGAAAAGGCGCTAAAGTGTAAACCTTATATGCTTGCATCGGGCGAAGGAGGAATAACAGTATCAGGTGGTGAACCTTTATTGCAGCCGGAATTTGTGAAAGAGTTGTTTATTAAAGCACACGAAAACGGCATGACAACATGTTTGGATACATCGGGATGCTTAAGGCTTACAGATACAATAAAAGAGGTGCTAGAGCATACAGACACAGTGTTATTAGACATAAAACATATAAGAGATGATAAATGTAAAGCATTAATAGGTTATTCTAACAAGAATGAGTTGGAGTTTGCAAGGTATTTATCAGATAATGGGATAGATATATGGATAAGACAGGTGTTAGTGCCAGGGTATACAGATTCTAAAGAGGATTTAATAAAGACAAGAGAATTTATAGAAACTTTAAAGACTGTAAAGAGAGTAGAAGTTTTACCATATCATGATATGGGAAAGCATAAGTGGTATGATATGGGTATTACGTATCCACTTGAGGGAGTAAAACCTCCTTCTGATGAACAAATATTAGAGGCTCGCAAGATATTAGAAAAAGGTGAATATTAAAGAAAAAATAGTTAGATAAAAAGAAAAAGGATTATTAACCCCCAAGTTTAAGTTTAACACTAAATTGGGGGTTTACTACTAAAAAAAAGAGGTATTATAATTTCCAAAAAAAGTCAAAAGTTTTTTTAAAAAATGTCTTGACAAGCGATAAGTTTTTGTGTATTATAATTGATGTTGGTGATACGAAGTATCTGATGGAGAGATGGTTGAGCTGGTTTAAGGCACCGGTCTTGAAAACCGGCGTAGGTGTGAGCCTACCGTGAGTTCGAATCTCACTCTCTCCGCCAATAAAGAAAAATAGTGTTAGATATTGTAAGTTTTAATGGAGAAGTACCCAAGAGGCCGAAGGGGACGGTTTGCTAAACCGTTAGTTCGAGAAATCGGAGCCGGGGTTCGAATCCCCGCTTCTCCGCCAACATTAGTGCGAGAGTTGATTTTGGATAATTGTAAGGTGAAAGAAGATATGGTTGGGGGATGTCCAAATTTGGAGGTCTTTCTTTTTTTGTCAATGAGATATCTAAATAAATATTTGCTTGAGGAAGTTTTTTCTAGATATTAAAGTCTATGAGCAAAGACAGTAACTATAAAACATTAATGATGTGTTTTTTAGTGATGTAGCAAATTGTTGCAATGTTGGAAAGAAACGCCGCATTGTATTTTAGCGGCGATCTATTAAAAGATTTAGGATGATTGTCCTAAACTTTTTTTATGCTTAATTTACTAATCATTAGATAAGATAAAAATATTATCAAAGCCAACATAAAGTATGGATTAAACACAACAGTTCTTTTTGTCAATAAAGAAAATGCATTGTATAAATTGACTATTGTAAGGAATAAACCTGCGATGGTTATAGGGATTCCTTGGAATACATTATTAAATGGTGTCACATTGTATCTGGCAAGCCTGTATGCGCCGGCGACTGGAAATATTATAGGTAGCAGATACCCAATAACACCCCACTGCATAAAGCTTATTTTCCAAGCGACAATAATGGGAGCCACTCCAAATGATATTAAATCAGATAGAGAGTCCAATTCTTTTCCAAAATCACTAACTACGTCAAAATGTCTTGCAGCTTTTCCATCGAATCGGTCTGTTACAGCAGCAAGCATTATGAGTAGAGAGGAATTAATCAAAAGATTAATTGAAATGTTTCGCTGCCCTTGACAAGACAAGAGTATTGCTACCACTCCCAAAGATAGATTAATTAATGTTAACATATTAGGTATAACCTTTTTATAATTCTTCAATTTATCACCCCTATTATACTAGACAACGCTTTTACCTTGTCTCCAGTTGATACTCTTAAAGTTACATTTGTTGGTACAAATAATTCAACGCACGATCCGAACTTAATCATACCATATTTTTCACCTAAAACCAAATTGGAATTTTTTTTAGCGGAACAGACAATTCGTCTTGCAAGAAATCCAGTTATTTGATTAACCAAGACTTTTACTCCATTAGCATCTTCTATTCCCAAAGAATTACGTTCATTGTTGCTACAGAAATGATCTTTGAATACAGGAATAAATTTTCCATGAGTGTATTTTTTGTATCGAACAACACCTGTAATGGGACTTCTGTTTATGTGAACATTAAACAATGATAACACAATAACAACTCTAGTAGCTTTTGTATGAAAAAAAGTGTCTTCGAACACTTCCTCTATACATAATATTTTTCCATCTGCAGGAGATACAATAATGTTATCACCAGGTGGTGTTCGTCTTACAGGATCTCTAAAGAAAAATATTACAAATACTGTGAGAGTAAGACAAAAGTACATTAGTATATCAAGTTTCAATGCAAAAAATGCGAGAGATACTAGTACACAAATAACTACACAATTATACGCCCCTGATGCAATGGGTAATAAATTTCTAAATCGCATAAAAAAACTCTCCTTTTGGTTTTTATTTTGCTCGACCTAAAGAAATTCTAGCATTATTTAAATATTTTTTCAATAGGCATAATAAATTAACTATTCTTTTGACGATAAGTGTAGTACAATAAGATGTAATTTAACAAATGAAAAAGGGGATGTAATTTGTGTCAGCATTGGTTATAAGCGATTCTCATGGTAAAGTAGATAGGATAATAGAAGCAATAGATAGAAATTTAGATGCAATTGATCGAGTGTTTTTTTTAGGAGATGGAATAGAAGATATAAAACTTGCTCAGGTTACATATTATAACATACAATTTGATTATGTTTTAGGAAATAATGATTTTGATGATGCAGTTCCAGAAGAAAAAGAGGTTTTTTATGAGGGTAAGAAAATATTGTTAATACATGGACATACGTATGAAGGTATTTATGGTACCAAAAGGCTTATAGAAAAGTGTAAAAGAAATGGAATTGATGCTGTATTTATGGGACATACGCATAGGAAAAAGGAAGTATATGTGGAAGATATTTTATTTTTAAATCCAGGAAGTATAGGAAGGCCATTTGATGGAAGGGCTTCATATAGTGTAATTGATATTGATGGAGTGATACATAACAATGTAATGTACATATGATTTTTATGAATATTTTTTTTGCATGTGAATAAAAATAAAAAATGTGCTTATAATTAGTATGTAAATATTTAGCTCAAGGAGGCTTTACTCTTATGAATACTTACATTAAAATTAAAAAGTATATAAATAATTTTTTAGAGACATGTGACAGAAAATTTCATAAAAGAAATGAAAACGAACAGGAAAAATTGTTGGATTTAGTACAAAATATAAATAGTGTAATGTATGAATGGAAAGTGGCAAAAAATAATTTTGAACTAGCTAATACTAAGGATAGTGTGGATTATTATGCGTATAAGATAAAAGCGTATGAGGCAAGATATCAGGAGTTAATAAAAAAAGCAAAAAAAGAAGGCGTGAAAGCCCCTTTGATATGTGAAAACCGAGTTGGTATATATTCAAAAAAATAGAAAATAAAAAAAGTTTAACCAAGTCAATAAAACCCTTGCTACAAAAGGATATTAGTTTATTAATTGTATAAAGCATTGTATTGACAAACATAAAATTTGTTGATACAATGCTTTTGTGGTAGGCGGCGAGCCAGCCGAACTTATAAGCTTGTAAACATTGTTTTATTATATACCAATATATGACTTAATTGGTATATCGACAGTGGTGTAGCAAGAAGACCTCTCAACTTAAATATGACTATGAGTGATGAGAGTGGTTCATAGAGGGAGGACCATGCTTGTTTGTAGCTTGGGAATTGCAGCTATGAGCAAGATCAGTCTGTACCGTGGTTTTAAAGAAGATTAAACTAGAATAGTGTAGGTTCTAAAAAAGAGGGGGTTTTTCTAGTATGGGAAAAGTAGTTGAGATCAGGTGGCACGGCAGAGGTGGCCAAGGTGCTAAGACAGCATCTTTATTGTTAGCAGATGCAGCGTTTAACACAGGAAAATATATTCAAGGATTCCCGGAATATGGCCCAGAGAGAATGGGAGCACCGATAACAGCTTATAACAGAATTAGTGATGAAAGACTAACAATTCAC
The sequence above is drawn from the Clostridiales bacterium genome and encodes:
- the pflA gene encoding pyruvate formate lyase-activating protein, producing the protein MDELVGKVHSFETFGAADGPGIRFIVFLQGCHLRCKFCQNRDTVPLKGGTEYTVSEVIEKALKCKPYMLASGEGGITVSGGEPLLQPEFVKELFIKAHENGMTTCLDTSGCLRLTDTIKEVLEHTDTVLLDIKHIRDDKCKALIGYSNKNELEFARYLSDNGIDIWIRQVLVPGYTDSKEDLIKTREFIETLKTVKRVEVLPYHDMGKHKWYDMGITYPLEGVKPPSDEQILEARKILEKGEY
- a CDS encoding CDP-alcohol phosphatidyltransferase family protein, with protein sequence MKNYKKVIPNMLTLINLSLGVVAILLSCQGQRNISINLLINSSLLIMLAAVTDRFDGKAARHFDVVSDFGKELDSLSDLISFGVAPIIVAWKISFMQWGVIGYLLPIIFPVAGAYRLARYNVTPFNNVFQGIPITIAGLFLTIVNLYNAFSLLTKRTVVFNPYFMLALIIFLSYLMISKLSIKKV
- a CDS encoding phosphatidylserine decarboxylase family protein, whose amino-acid sequence is MRFRNLLPIASGAYNCVVICVLVSLAFFALKLDILMYFCLTLTVFVIFFFRDPVRRTPPGDNIIVSPADGKILCIEEVFEDTFFHTKATRVVIVLSLFNVHINRSPITGVVRYKKYTHGKFIPVFKDHFCSNNERNSLGIEDANGVKVLVNQITGFLARRIVCSAKKNSNLVLGEKYGMIKFGSCVELFVPTNVTLRVSTGDKVKALSSIIGVIN
- a CDS encoding YfcE family phosphodiesterase — translated: MSALVISDSHGKVDRIIEAIDRNLDAIDRVFFLGDGIEDIKLAQVTYYNIQFDYVLGNNDFDDAVPEEKEVFYEGKKILLIHGHTYEGIYGTKRLIEKCKRNGIDAVFMGHTHRKKEVYVEDILFLNPGSIGRPFDGRASYSVIDIDGVIHNNVMYI
- a CDS encoding DUF2508 family protein, translating into MNTYIKIKKYINNFLETCDRKFHKRNENEQEKLLDLVQNINSVMYEWKVAKNNFELANTKDSVDYYAYKIKAYEARYQELIKKAKKEGVKAPLICENRVGIYSKK